Genomic window (Nilaparvata lugens isolate BPH chromosome 7, ASM1435652v1, whole genome shotgun sequence):
CAGCTGACTACTAATATTATAAGTTTGTATTTTCTCTTCCAATAGACCCCAGATTGAACGGAACGCGGCAAACCATATGGCTTACTTTAGAgtactctatctatagtaggctgtgggCAAACACATGATGTCCGTatcatgttcaatctaatagaatatttttatataagacgtggaaaaacattttgttgacaaaTTTAGTGTAAACGCAGATTGAAGCGTTGTTTTCTAGTCCATTCAAAGTTGATTCAATTTGCAAAAATACGGTACTGTAAAgtatttttcatgaaacttggCCTTTGAATTATAGATAGATAGGATCAAAAACAGCTCCGACAGGTGAGTCAAAGAACATCGATTCAATTTCTGTTATTATCTTGTAGTTTGGAATAGTAATTATTACTGATTACACAACATCCTGTTTCTATCCTGCATCATATTACAGTATATGATTGCTTGAATAAAAAGATTGCACTAATAATGTTCGTAAAAATCCAAGCATTATCAAACATGTTAAACTTTGTAACGACATATAGTAAAAAGCATTGCTTAGATGAATGAGAACATCATGCAACATAAAGCTATTTATTGTATCAATGAACTGATAAAGGctgatatttattttatttgccatTATAATATAGAGTgagtgaaaagtccgagaacggattaatatatcatacacaaaggtaatttgacagtggttgtgattgggaatcctactcaaattgaaaatactactttactatctgtctgtagttttctgctcgtaagcaggtcctatatggcagcagccctccactctcttctattctctgccagtcgcttcgttgcatagtagctcatcccctccttgatgtcgtccaacattttgtatcttcttctccctcttcctcttcttccctgaatggtcccctccatggcatccaccaacaagcattgccgtctcatccaatgtcccagccatctcctcttccctttatcacatccagcagactccttctttccccaaccctcctcaacacctcctcgtttgtaactttatccctccaactgatcccctccatccttctccatatccacatttccaatgcctcaagcctcctcttattctcctttctcagCGTCCAAGTTTCTGCACCATACAGTGCCACACTCCAAACATAGCACTTTATTAGCCTTTTTCTTAGTGTCTTGTCCAATTGGCTACAAagaattctctttttcttattgaatgctGTTTTTGCCATAGCAATTCTTACTTTGATTTCTTTGTTGCATTTCATATCCTCTTCCATTATGCTTCCTAAATACTTGAAAGATGATACCTGTTCCAACTGTTCACCCTCCAGTACAGCATTCCCCATTCTAGCTTTCCCTGCACCAATTCTCATGCACTTTGTCTTCCTGACGTTTATCCTCATTCCATACCTCTCACAAGCCTCATTCACATCTctcaacattccattcatcattgTCCAGCTATCAGCCAGGATCGCCATATCATCTGCAAAtctactactttactatgacttgaAATATCTGgcccgccatcttggatccgccatttcgaatgcaactttatttttttaaatagaaaggtgttcatgcgatacatgatttcgatacagaatttcaataaaaaatgaataacgaAAACCGCACTTCGATATCTCAAACGGTTTGGAAGAAATtcacattataaatcaatacaacttatgtatttcatttctgattcgcatggtattgattaataatgtgaatagtAATTTCCAagcggtttgagatatcaatgtgcggttttcgccattcattttatCTTGAACTtttgtatcaaaatcatgtatcgcatgaccaccttcctatttaaaaaaataaagttgaattcgaaatggcagatccaagatggtggaccagatttttatagtcatagtaaagtagcaTTTCAAATaagagtaggatccccaatcacaaccgccgtcaaattacctttgtgtatgagatattaagccgttctctaacttttctctttcctttctgctttgaatagtattgattaatgatgtgaatatcttcaaaaTGGTTCGAGATGTCGATTTGCGGTTtgcgccattcattttttcttgaacttttgtattgaaatcatgtatcgcatgaccatcttcttatttaaaaaaataagattgcattcaaaatggcgaatccaatatggcggaccagatttttaaagtcatagtaaagtagtatttttgatttgagtaggatcccccaTTGATACAGTTAGATAACTAAGCTATACCTTCAAGCGTTTGGAAGcatgatgcctccttcatttctcgtcgccattgaatatcgggcaagaagtcaggcgcccagacaaacttatatgggaaaacatcgactttcattgcgttatatctttcgacatacttgatggatttcaatataattatttttcaacttttcgtcatttccattaccatatgatacaatgatttgttcattgaacattatttttaactcgaccaaacatctaatttagtgaacctacctcactaaagattttgatccattctattagcaaatgaatctcatttttaaaatattttcctattaccatgtacttaggatatggaaaataaaacatttattatagatcgctaatattactgtatattttattagatggcaaataataataaattaaccgttatcacaatatttcgtgaaactgtttccattcgttttgcaacttaagtataggtacctaactatactctatactcctctatttaatataagataataaataactacatattataagaacgggaaaataaaacaaaaattatagatcgctaatattaccgtatattttatagatggcaaataataatgaattaaccgttatcacaatatttcgtgaaactgtttctcattcgttttacaacttaagtataggtacctaactatactctatactcctatatttgaTATAAGATAACAAATAACTACATACGctattataagaacgggaaaaataaaacaatagcaatgATGAAGAATCTATAGACAATTTCTGGTAGCTACACTAGCGCAGTGGCATCATAGCGGACTtcgctcttcttaatcttattctctatatcaatgggatccccaatcacacccacccaCTGTCAAATCACCTTTGTGTATGAAATATTTAGCCGTTcttggacttttcacccactctgtataataccCACGCTCATTCTCAAGCCCATAAATAACTTCTTCCACACTTCtactaatatttaaaaaaaatggacTTACCATGTTTTCCTCCATAGAGCTTTTATTTTTTCCTGATATGTATTAGTTCCCTTCGGTATTCATCCTATTTATTCTATAATCGTCGAATGTAGGGTACGAACattcaatagaaataaataatagtttagTTTTTTCACTCACCTAGAAGCAGGAAAAACTGAATTACAGCAATTTATCAGCAGGATATTGAATATATCGTCTgtttatacataaatatcagggcaccgagcttcgctcgttatttatttattgataaacagaacttaattcttttaaatgattggggaaggactaacaggcacagtccaaaactttttcttccccgaattttgatttataaactATAATATTCCAAAAGGTAGATTAtgtgttccatacacttgaattcaggtgaaattttcagtccaaatatttggaaaaataaaagttctaatttagattgtttacaaaccaaattgaataacacaaTAGCACTCagtaatcacttaaaactgtaaaataatgattatctttgaatattatgatattccatgtcatttcaacaaatcagattattttgatcgagtctattaaaatttttagATTTCTTGCGAGATatggtaagctgattgattacacagctgatctcccacacaggcacacggcatcttctgttatcgacagacgaccaAATTATCATcaatctgtttttccaaggatgaattatccttttcatgtccttcagcgagttttcccagggatgagacctagtgcaatcaaattttcatattataaacctactattttccaaatttcgtgaaaatcgttagagccgttttcgagatccgttggacataaataaatataaataccgtaaccaaatataaaaatatattatacagaaattgctcgcttaatataataggaattTCAAACTTTATGTCACGATTTTCATTATGGTTATAGAGTGAAAATAATGTAAGCCTATATTCAATTGCAAAAGTATCTGTAGCTACAAAACTTGACCTGTTCATCTTTTTGATGGAGATATTTCTGCCTGTCTAGAATTTCAATAAtgcttttttactttccttgccctattaccatagataaggaaagtattgctttccaaaaaaattaaggtaccctaatttaaagttttctatacgtttcaaggtcccctgagtctaaaaaaatgattttttggtgttggtctgtgtgtgtgtgtgtgtgtgtgtgtggtgtgtgtgtgtgtgtgtgttgtgtgtgtgtgtgtgttgtgtgtgtgtgtgtgtgtgtgtgtgtgtggtgtgtgtgtgtgtgtgtgtgtgtgtgtggtgtgtgtgtgtgtgtgtgtgttgtgtgtgtgtgtgtgtgtgtgtgtgtgtgtgtgtgtgtgtgtgtgtgtgtgtgtgtgtgtgtgtatgtgtgtatgtctgtgaacacgataactccattcctaattaaccgattgacttgaaaattaaactcaaggtccttatcaAGCCCATAAATAACTTCTTCCACACTTCtactaatatttaaaaaaaatggacTTACCATGTTTTCCTCCATAGAGCTTTTATTTTTTCCTGATATGTATTAGTTCCCTTCGGTATTCATCCTATTTATTCTATAATCGTCGAATGTAGGGTACGAACattcaatagaaataaataatagtttagTTTTTTCACTCACCTAGAAGCAGGAAAAACTGAATTACAGCAATTTATCAGCAGGATATTGAATATATCGTCTgtttatacataaatatcagggcaccgagcttcgctcgttatttatttattgataaacagaacttaattcttttaaatgattggggaaggactaacaggcacagtccaaaactttttcttccccgaattttgatttataaactataaatattccaaaaggTAGATTAtgtgttccatacacttgaattcaggtgaaattttcagtccaaatatttggaaaaataaaagttctaatttagattgtttacaaaccaaattgaataacacaaTAGCACTCagtaatcacttaaaactgtaaaataatgattatcttTGCATATTATGATATTCCATGtcatttcaacaaatcagattattttgatcgagtctattaaaatttttagatttcttgcgagatacggtaagctgattgattacacagctgatctcccacacaggcacacggcatcttctgttatcgacagacgaccaAATTATCATcaatctgtttttccaaggatgaattatccttttcatgtccttcagcgagttttcccagggatgagacctagtgcaatcaaattttcatatcataaacctactattttccaaatttcgtgaaaatcgttagagccgttttcgagatccgttggacataaataaatataaataccgtaaccaatataaaaatatattatacagaaattgctcgcttaatataataggaattTCAAACTTTATGTCACGATTTTCATTATGGTTATAGAGTGAAAATAATGTAAGCCTATATTCAATTGCAAAAGTATCTGTAGCTACAAAACTTGACCTGTTCATTTTGATGGAGATAATTAGCCTGTCTAGAATTTCAATACtgcttttttactttccttgccctattaccataggtaaggaaagtattgctttccaaaaaaaaattaaggtaccctaatttaaagttttctatacgtttcaaggtcccctgagtcaaaaaaatgattttttggtgttggtctgtgtgtatgtctgtgaacacgataactccattcctaattaaccgattgacttgaaatcttaaactcaaggtccttataccatgaggatccgacaataaggaattcaatagaattcaattcaagatggcggataattactaaaaaaccatgttttcacgtttttatcgaaaacggctctaacgattttcttcaaatttataccattgatagctatttataatccttatcaactgacatgagtctcatttctgggaaaattgcaggagctccgtaatattcttcagaaaaatggcgaataatgactaaaaaaccatgtttttcacggttttcttgaaaacggctttaacgattttcttcaaatttataccatggatagctatttaaaagccctatcaactgacatgagtctgaTTTCcggaaaaattgcaggagctccgtaatattcttgagaaaaatggcagataattactaaaaaaccatgaattcacgattttctcaaaagtgACTTGACcggtttttttcaaaattataccCTGTGTACggtagttatttatcagctctatcaactggcatgagtctttttcctgggaaactaatggggggtccaccccatccttgaaaaatggactttgtaatctccttctcgtgcataaggtacagctgttttgacgacttttaaaaaaaaattaacgaatttcacaatttacacaagaaaaattactctgaaaacaattatatatacacactagccgtcaggctcgcttcgctcgccatatccgtctagccagggggctccgcctcctggacccctggctggatcgtccaagaatgagatcagcaggctcgcttcgctcgcctgcatttttcatttgaacatttttatcatatgttaggacgatccagtcgggggtccagactaaacgtctggctaaacggatatggcgagcgaagtgagcctgatggctagtaatataatattcccaggaatagctctgattgaagaagcagtgcccaatcaatttttccgcgatgaatgtattaatttcaatcttcaacttggtgccaacctaacaaagttaactcaacttaatgccaacctgacaaagttattaatttagttaccagttaacaactgtttcgaagaggtactctctctagattatagttctatggtaacatatggtatggacatttttcaattataattaagagattggaataagaagaatatacatgctaaaagacgaactttaaatccttaaaaaccacccttagagttaaaatattgctaaaagatttcttagtgcgcctctaaagggccaactgaacatacctaccaaatttgaacgtttttggtctagcagatttttagttctgcgagtgagtgagtgagtgagtgagtgagtcagtcagtcagacagtgccatttcgcttttatatatatatatatatatatattatatatatatatatatatatatatattatatatatatatatatatatatatatatatataatacagtagtctgatcgtagtttcaaatatatgtggccgccaatcgtcattatgttattcccctgaattattgagcaaggaaagttgtgtgagtgtaccacaccagatttttaaattaatttttaaaaataaataagtagatTATTGGTATATTGGAGTTTTGTTAAGAAGCTTTCAATTCATGAGGAATATAACTTTCAAGAGAAATTCAAAAGACAACTTATTACCTGTCATAATCTTtttagattttaaaaatggaggAAATGCAAAAAGAAATAGCCTCTATATCAAAAGAAGAAAGTGAAATCACATCATTGTCCGGAGACGGCAGAAAAATAGTTCCAGACTTTGAaagaaataatgattatttaaaacaatacGACCTGAATGAGAATGATTCAAGTACAATGGAAACAACTGCAGCTAAAAAGCCGAAAACTGTGTTGAAAATGACAACATCGCCTCTCCATTACAACACCATCGGAAGCTATTTGGCAGCCAAGCAAGAGGAGACCGAGTTGAAGTATCGGCCAGTGTGGGACAGCAGTCCACAATGTATGATGCGCGACACTGTTCAAATAAGAACTGCACTCTCCAAAATGGAGGAGCGCACGCAACGCAAGAACGCAGAACATGAGAACAGGCGAACGCAAATCAATAAAATGATCCAAGATCTGAGAAGCGACCAGGAACAGCTGACTGAGCACCTCATCAAATATTCCGAGTTTCTCGATGAGAACGCTGAGAAGAAGCAACGCTCCAAGGAAATCATCGCTCGTGAAGAGGAACTCAGTAAAGATCTTGATGAGCAGATTGCTTTTGCTGAAGAAGAGGTtggtttcaaaaattactaTACCTATACTATATTTCTTAATCATCaaattatcatagagaaaatttagcacaagtagatatctcatggtatgttccaattttcaatgttaactcaaagCCCATATAGTTCCTAGTAGGAAGTATTTTTCATgcagctatgtgacgctggtagccTCTCacactgtgccgttcttacactctcacccggccaaaacagtagctaatgatagacagtagtcgacagtaatcaacagctatgtgacgctggtatcTATAGAGTAGGCCAGCTTAAGGAATTAAATGTTATGAATACTGtatcataatattttgaatttgaacgAAATATGAAAAGTAATTAACTTATGTAATGTCATGTACagaagttttaaaaaaatgtggccgccaatcgtcattatgttattcccctgaattattgagcaaggaaagttgtgtgagtgtaccacaccagatttttaaattaatttttaaaaataaataagtaggtTATTGGTATATTGGAGTTTTGTTAAGAAGCTTTCAATTCATGAGGAATATAACTTTCAAGAGAAATTCAAAAGACAACTTATTACCTGTCATAATCTTtttagattttaaaaatggaggAAATGCAAAAAGAAATAGCCTCTATATCAAAAGAAGAAAGTGAAATCACATCATTGTCCGGAGACGGCAGAAAAATAGTTCCAGACTTTGAAAGAAATAATGATTCTTTAAAACAATACGACCTGAATGAGAATGATTCAAGTACAATGGAAACAACTGCAGCTAAAAAGCCGAAAACTGTGTTGAAAATGACAACATCGCCTCTCCATTACAACACCATCGGAAGCTATTTGGCAGCCAAGCAAGAGGAGACCGAGTTGAAGTATCGGCCAGTGTGGGACAGCAGTCCACAATGTATGATGCGCGACACTGTTCAAATAAGAACTGCGCTCTCCAAAATGGAGGAGCGCACGCAACGCAAGAACGCAGAACATGAGAACAGGCGAACGCAAATCAATAAAATGATCCAAGATCTGAGAAGCGACCAGGAACAGCTGACTGAGCACCTCATCAAATATTCCGAGTTTCTCGATGAGAACGCTGAGAAGAAGCAACGCTCCAAGGAAATCATCGCTCGTGAAGAGGAACTCAGTAAAGATCTTGATGAGCAGATTGCTTTTGCTGAAGAAGAGGTtggtttcaaaaattactaTACCTATACTATATTTCTTAATCATCaaattatcatagagaaaatttagcacaagtagatatcccatggtatgttccaattttcaatgttaactcaaagCCCACATAGTTCCTAGTAGGAAGTATTTTTCATgcagctatgtgacgctggtagccTCTCacactgtgccgttcttacactctcacccggccaaaacagtagcTAATGATAGACAGTTGTAGTCGACTGTAATCAacagctatgtgacgctggtatcTATAGAGTAGGCCAGCTTAAGGAATTAAATGTTATGAATACTGtatcataatattttgaatttgaacgAAATATGAAAAGTAATTAACTTATGTAATGTCATGTACAGAAGTTTTAAAAAAAGCACATGATGACACAGGTTCGAAAAGCAACGGAGAAACGGGATCGAATGAAGAGAGTGATTAGCAGCAAGCAAAAGTTTGTTGATTTTCTAGAAAAGGTGGTCTCCGAGAAACCTGTTGAATTCAGCAGGGGCATTGATGATGTTGAAAACAGATATAAGGTAAGACAGATAATCAATAGAacacaaattattttatttcaaaagtgAACATCTTATGGTAAAACTCCTATGTTATTGgatttgaaaatacaatttttccaaCAAATTGAGAATAGCGGTACTAACACATTCATTAAAGGACCATTTCCGAGTGAAAATTAATAACCACTACACTTAGAAGTTAGTTATGTCGATACGTCCATAAGAATTTaaacttaaaaaaatgaaaacttctAAGAGATTTTGGAAGATTAACTTGGGCTACTAAGCGTAAATTGAACCATTGTCAAAATTAACGGAATTGGCAACATTGTCAGTGAACTACTACATACTAGGGACAGTGAACCTACTGATCTTTTCAGTTCTAACAAAGATCGAACTTGTTTCAATGCCTGCCTGGACAGcattcactcacacacacagCACTCATCTCTACAGACTATAATCTACATGTCTCTATTCTACCGTAAGATATTATTCCTGATCATGCAGGGGTCTGGCTAAATATAAGTAGGGTTGTAACACAGAGAAATGAGTCTTCTGAGAAAAGTCAAGAAAAATATGTAAGAtaaatgaagatgaaattagTAATTTCAAACAGTGTTTATCACAGATTGACTGGTCTGGTCTTTACAGC
Coding sequences:
- the LOC111051418 gene encoding uveal autoantigen with coiled-coil domains and ankyrin repeats protein isoform X2, yielding MEEMQKEIASISKEESEITSLSGDGRKIVPDFERNNDYLKQYDLNENDSSTMETTAAKKPKTVLKMTTSPLHYNTIGSYLAAKQEETELKYRPVWDSSPQCMMRDTVQIRTALSKMEERTQRKNAEHENRRTQINKMIQDLRSDQEQLTEHLIKYSEFLDENAEKKQRSKEIIAREEELSKDLDEQIAFAEEEVRKATEKRDRMKRVISSKQKFVDFLEKVVSEKPVEFSRGIDDVENRYKLLQGIVMGAIEGKKVFVERIQVEGARYAKQLNEYKSQIIDKNNLITSLSVRSDTAQKELRYWTGIVDKVDQQTETSMSDLQSVKDACWNMYVQMCDHSGRPVTLTEDQTIKQLNHIVKEILDKRRLINIFKRLQTSDITSKPSKTKQPAKNN
- the LOC111051418 gene encoding uncharacterized protein LOC111051418 isoform X3, translated to MEEMQKEIASISKEESEITSLSGDGRKIVPDFERNNDSLKQYDLNENDSSTMETTAAKKPKTVLKMTTSPLHYNTIGSYLAAKQEETELKYRPVWDSSPQCMMRDTVQIRTALSKMEERTQRKNAEHENRRTQINKMIQDLRSDQEQLTEHLIKYSEFLDENAEKKQRSKEIIAREEELSKDLDEQIAFAEEELLQGIVMGAIEGKKVFVERIQVEGARYAKQLNEYKSQIIDKNNLITSLSVRSDTAQKELRYWTGIVDKVDQQTETSMSDLQSVKDACWNMYVQMCDHSGRPVTLTEDQTIKQLNHIVKEILDKRRLINIFKRLQTSDITSKPSKTKQPAKNN
- the LOC111051418 gene encoding uveal autoantigen with coiled-coil domains and ankyrin repeats protein isoform X1, encoding MEEMQKEIASISKEESEITSLSGDGRKIVPDFERNNDSLKQYDLNENDSSTMETTAAKKPKTVLKMTTSPLHYNTIGSYLAAKQEETELKYRPVWDSSPQCMMRDTVQIRTALSKMEERTQRKNAEHENRRTQINKMIQDLRSDQEQLTEHLIKYSEFLDENAEKKQRSKEIIAREEELSKDLDEQIAFAEEEVRKATEKRDRMKRVISSKQKFVDFLEKVVSEKPVEFSRGIDDVENRYKLLQGIVMGAIEGKKVFVERIQVEGARYAKQLNEYKSQIIDKNNLITSLSVRSDTAQKELRYWTGIVDKVDQQTETSMSDLQSVKDACWNMYVQMCDHSGRPVTLTEDQTIKQLNHIVKEILDKRRLINIFKRLQTSDITSKPSKTKQPAKNN